The window ACAGGAAggaaacgtctctctctctggtgaCTCTTCACATCGACAACTCACTACAACCAGACTGAATGCTGCCCCAGACGGGGGTTTGTTCAATCTACAGTAACTATCAGGAAATAAACAGacctgtcagtcagtcacatgCGTTTCAGTTTAGATCCTCTCTTTATTATTTGTGGTGTTTTCTTTAAGATTTCAACATAATCAGATTATCCTGCTGAAGAACAAACAGACCAGAGGACTGACTTTAAAGAGGCTCCATGTGAAATGTGAGTCATACCACTCCTGTCCACTAGGTGGAGCTGTTTGCTGTCAGCCTGGTCTTATTGTTTTGGCTGATGGAGCTATTGATGAGGGTCCACACCCCGGCTCTCAAAGCAGATTGATTAAAGATGAATCCAGACAGTGTGTAATGCTTTACATGTTCACGTCTATTGATGGGCCATCGTTCACCGCTAACATGAAGTTAGCACGGTGCTAACATGAGGCCCGCATGAGGATAACATGAAGctaaatgactgttttttaatctctcttaaactgctgaaataaattaaatagaaGTCAAATGGAAAAATAACTCAACATAGTAATAGTGAGTAATCAATGCACCTTTTCTCTAATCCTGTTATATCGTCTTCACCGCAAGCCTGGATTTTAGATTCTACCGTGTTTATCTTCacgtttcattcattcatttatttagagCCTCCAGAATCAAACTAGTCCACAGGATGAAGAAACATACTACTTTCCTCTACTGAGctcatgtctctgtgtgttaggagaattatttcttttaaataaagcttTCAGTTGAAAGTTTAAAACCACGTCAGAAGCAGTCGCTCTGTCTCCTGGACCGTTTCCTCCAGTTCACGGTGGCAGAGCACTGGAGCGCAACCCAGCAGCAATTCaaggtcaccaattaacctcactgcatgtttctggacggtgggaggaaacagaggcacacacagggagaacatgcaaacccagcCTCAGACAATCAGTTCTTCTAATACTGCCTCGAGCCTCTGACGTGATGATCGCTAATCATGTTAGAGAGGATCGTCAAACatagaaaatgaaatatcagcACCTGAGATGAAACTGGAGGTGATTAACTTTTGACCtttacaggtaaaaaaaaaaaatccacattcattttaaaataatgacTTTAATATAATCAATGTACCGATCACACCGGATCTACAAGATGGGTCAGGTTAGGGCCCGACCTTCAGGTTCCCTGGCTGAGGAGAACCGGTTAGCTTCCTGCCAACAGAGGAAACACCTTCTGGCataatgtgattttaaaaaatggtgtCAATGAAAATCAGATTACAATATTGAACATTTTATTTGCACTATATTGataatttgttttcaattgtttgGTTGTTTGATAGATATCATGAGTTTCTTCTTTGTCTAAATACAAATTTCTTCAAaaagatgattaaaaacaaaggaGGAATATCAGAAATCAGCGTAATACTAAATGTAAACAACAGATTTTGAAGATTTTATGATCAGTAGCTCACCAAGAGACAATCAGCAAATGTAAACAAAGCAGAATTGAACATcatatatttatttgtattcACATAGATTAAACTAGCATTATAGGATTAGGGCGGAAAAAAATGATTctattttgtgcatttctttGGAAGATCAATCTAAAAATATGGCTCACAAAGGGGGCGTGTATTTGTGTACAAAAAATCCTTTGGTATTTGCTTTGCCCTTTGTATAACATAGAAGTGAATCTTATTTTTCCAGTACGGTTGTACACTTCATATACTTCATGTATAGTCGTTCCGTgacattcatattttttcagTCCTTTTGATTTCCTTGAATTAcgttaaaatgatgaaaacagattttttttttttttttttggttggagCATCCGAGCAGCCTCGTGGTAGCCATGATGAACACACCCAGCGTGTTAACATGCGGAGGAGCCCGGACCAGCCGCAAACACAACAACATGCAGGGAGATGAAGgatgaaagtgtgttttcctgcagactgTCAGACACAAAGGTCCTGacagccgcggcgcggcagcgcTGACGCGTCgtcgccgccgcgccgcgccgccgcgcccCTCTGCCGCATGTGGCCTTTGAACTCATTGTTGTGTCGCGGGTGACGTCAGCGCCGCGTGCGGAGACGGAGCGGCGTGCGCCTGTCGAGACAAAGGCGGCGGACGGAGcgctgagcagcagagcagcagcagagcagcaccgCTACCAGCAGCACGGACCACCGCCGGGGCTCCGGACAGCATGAAGAGCCACCGGCGCTCCTGACGACCTGCTTTCACTCACCggcaagacagaaaaaaaattagcgAGCCGCTTTTTGTGGaggttttttccccctctcctccgcccCCCCTGTTAGTTAGCCACCGCCGCTAGCTGCAcggcacctcctcctcctcttctcctcctcctccttctcctcctcccggcTGCTTCTCCCTCAACTCGCCGGAGGACCTCGTCGAGAAAGGTTGGATAAAGTAAGTTGCGGTGGGTTTTGTACTTGTTGTGTGTGGAGACAAGGCGCCATGCTGTTAGTGTCAGAGGCAGCTagccgctagcagctagccgcGGTGCTCCAAACAAAGGGTCGACAACGTGACTGGAGTTAGCCTGCTAGCTCCTCATGGAGCTAAAACCGCTCATTCTGGCTTTAATTCACAGCCTCCGCTCCCACGCGCGGGGCAGGCTGGGGGGAGCCCCTCCACGGCCCGCCTTGTTCCCCGTGGAGCCTGACAGAACAGTCCTGGATGGTGTCAGTTGTCAGACAAGGAGCAACAACAGACAAAGCCAGCCGCTCAGACAGCTCTGTTGACGGGCTTGTTGTCGGAGAGGAGTCGGCTCGGCGTCCCCGCCGCTCTCCTCCGGGATGCTCAACGAACTGCTGCTTTCTCACGCtttcccctctttttctctccttcctccagagGCTGAGCGAACTCCCGACACGCAGGCATCCGTGGTCTGATGTGAGATCCACGGAGGGACTATGCCGAGCCCTTTATTCCACCCCGAGATCATGGACCACGACGTGGTGATCAGCAGCCAGCACAACGGCGTGGGTCTGCCCCGCGAGACGGAGCAGGAGTCCCGGGAAGAGGAGCACCAGGAGGCGCTCCGCTTCGCCCTGGACCAGCTGTCACTCATGGCCCTGGATAAGGTGGACTGCgggggcggcggaggcggcgggctggtcgACCCTCTGGACGGGACGCAGGGTCCGGGCTCCGAGAGCTGCAACGGCGTGGGTGGAGGGGGCTACGTGGACCTCCAGATGCTGGAGCACCCCGGCGGCTCCCGGGACTCCCCGACGTCCTGCTCCCCGTCCCCGGAGTACTACGGCTCGGGCGGGTACCACATGGCCGGATCCCACTCCATGCTGCACGGGGAACAAAGCTCGgtgctgtgcagcaggaagaggagcgtCAACATGACCGAGTGTGTGCCCGTGCCCAGCTCCGAGCATGTGGCCGAGATCGTGGGGAGACAAGGTGAGGGGGTCTGGGAGCAGGTGAGGGGAGGATGGGGGCAGCTGAGGGGAGGATGGGGGTGtgggtgtttgtttgtgtgcgggcagcagtgaggagattctgggtgtttttgtgtgtctgtgtgtgatgagatgctgagtgtttttgtgtgtctgtgtgtgcgcgtgtgatGAGATGctgagtgtttttgtgtgtctgtgtgtgcgcgtgtgatGAGATGctgagtgtttttgtgtgtgtgtttgtgaggagaTGCTCGGTGTTTTTGTGTGCGGGCAGCAGTGAGGAGAAGCAGGGTGTCTTGTGTGTGAGGAGATGctcggtctgtgtgtgtgtgtgtgtgtgtgtgtgtgtgtgtgtgtgtgaggggatgctgggtgtttgtgtgtgtgtgaggcagcaTGCTCGCCGCCTCTTTGTTTGGGTGCTGCCGGGACAGACGGGTCTGTGAGCTCTGCTGTCTGGAGCTCCTGCCCGGGGCCGCCGGGCTGCTCTGAGGCTCTTCTGTAAAGGTTCAGGTTGAAGCTGAGTTCTGTGTTCAGAGTGTCGGTGTTTGTGTTTCCGGGCCGTTTTCTCAGTATTTAGACAATGCCCTGACAGTGGCAGCAGTaggatggagggggaggggtggagagggTCAGACAAAGCGGCAGATTGTCGGGAGTCTGGACCGTCTACAGCCTGCACCAAACAAAGGAACCGCGGCCACACGGGCTCGCCTGGGCCCGCACGGCTCCGAGCCGGAGCCCCGCGGGGGGGACGCGTCCggctccgggtccgggtcccTCATGTGAGCCTGGCGGATCCCGGGCCGCGCCGGGTTGATCCGCGGCTGAGCAGACAAACAGGGACTGGGCGGTGTTCCGCCCTGCAGCCGCTCCGTCTGCCGAGGCTCCGCCGCGGCGGCCCGGCCCGCCGCTCCCCGCTCTCCCCGCTCCTCTCCCCCGCTTCCCGCCCCGCCGAGCGGACCCCTCAGCACGCGCGCTGCGGGTCGCGGGTTCGATTCCCCCGTCGCAGTAGCGTTCAGGCATTGTTCCCTTTGTTTGAAAAAGCCATGCTTTCTGCTTCCCTCAATGACATCACGCTCACGGCCTGCTATTGGTGGAGCCGCAGGAGCCGTCCGCATTTAAAGAGACAGGCCCGCGCCGCCCGCACGGCCCGCAGCGGCACGCACGGCCCGAGCCCTGCGGGGCCGCTGGAGGTCATGCAGGTGGAGCTCACCCTGTGAGCAGGGACCCCCTCCTCCAGCACCGCCCGCTGCTGCCGCGCTCCGGGGTTCACAGGCTGCTCTGGAGTGCAGAAACCTGCAGGATTCATCATCCTGAAGAATTCTAATGTTGAATTTGGCTGTGAAATGTTagtgtgtgcatgtttctgtgggatagttatttttaaaaaggaagCATGCTGATGTCTCATGCCCGCCtagttgtgttttttcagtcTCCACCAAGAAAATGTTCCTTGTTTGTGTAAATATTATGGCTGCCTGATGATcgttagcatttagcttcatTAAATCAATGAATTCCTGCATTTAAAGTCCATGATTTTACTGAGTTTTACTGAAACCTATTCGATACCTTCATCATTGAGAtgagagttttatttttttagtcgGTTTGTACGGCATTCTGATGCTGATAACGGATTAAATTTGACTAAAAAGCAGTTTCTGTGATCGGCAGGTCACTCGGTAAAGCTGTGGCGTGGTAAAGACATCATGATGGTTTCAGGCTGGATTATATAACTGAAATGATCAGACGTCTGGTCCGTCCTCCTCAATCTGAGCACCGGGCTCTCTGCTGTCTGCCTTCATGTGctgcgttgtttttatttttgtgttgcagtgttATGGCTGCTTGTTTCCCTgtgaaggctgtgtgtgtggttgtgtgtgtgtggttgtgggGGGGGTGTACAGACAGGGCATGCTGTGATAAATTGACCTTTTTCAGATCAATACTGTTGTCTGAacctggtgttttttttaaggcttgtgttgctttgtattttttttaaacttcatttaCGTGGATTTGAGCGTGTAAATAGAGAAAACTAGAATAAAATGAGTCTGAATCTCAGAATTTCAGCATTTGTGGGCTGAGCGGTGCTCCCTGGTTATTAATGCTGGCTGGTTCTGTATttctgctctgcttcctccaggctGTAAGATCAAGGCCCTGCGCGCCAAAACCAACACGTACATCAAGACGCCGGTGCGCGGCGAGGACCCGGTGTTCATCGTGACGGGGCGCCGCGAGGACGTGGAGATGGCCAAGCGGGAGATCGTGTCGGCGGCCGAGCACTTCTCCATGATCCGGGCGTCTCGCTGCAAAGCCGGCGGCCCGGGGGGAGGGGGCTCTCTCCCGGGACCGCCGCACCTTCCCGGACAGACCACCATACAGGTacagcgcgcgcacacacacacacacacacacacacacacacagggtgctGTTTGAGCTGTGAGTAACGGGTCTTCCGTTgcggtccaggtccgggtccccTACAGAGTGGTGGGTCTGGTGGTGGGGCCGAAGGGGGCCACCATCAAGCGCATCCAGCAGCAGACCCACACCTACATCGTGACGCCGAGCCGGGAGAAGGACCCGGTGTTCGAGGTGACCGGGATGCCCGAGAACGTGGACCGGGCGCGGGAGGAGATCGAGACCCACATCACCCTGCGGACCGGGACCTTCGTCGACCTGCAGGGCGACAACGACTTCCACACCAACGGCACCGACGTGAGCCTGGAGGGCCTGGGCTCCCTGAGCGGCGGCCTCGGGGCGTCCCTGTGGTCCCGGGCCACCGGCCACcactccgccccgccccctccgccgccctccccgccccccgcccTGCCCATGTCCATGCACCACTCGTCCGGCAGGAAGGCGTCGTCCTCGGTCGCCTATCACACGCACAACGGCGGCGTCAACTCCGACGGCTTCGGCGGCGCCCGGAAGGCGGCGGAGGGCGGCAGCCCCACGAGCCCCTTCAGCACCGGCTCCAGCGCCGGCGGGGGCTTCACCTTCGGGGGCGACTCCACCCCCGGACTGCCTTCCTCAGATGAACTGGGCTTTGAGTTCAGTGCTTCCAACATCTGGGCGCCTTTCGTCAACGGCGGGGCGGGCAGCAAGGCGTCCggctcctcccagcagcagcagcagcagccggcgccggcgccgccgccgcagcagcctCTCCGCCGGAACAGCAGCGGCCTCAGCGGCGGCGCCATCACTCCACGATTGTCTCCGACTCTGCCTCAGGACGCCGGCGTGGGCCCGCTGGACCACCCGCTGGCCCGCCGCGCCCAGAGCGACCCCCTCAGCACTCTGTCGTGGCTGCAgtccggcggcgccggcggcggctcCTTCTCGGGCgcgtccagctccagctccggcGGCTCGTCCACCGGCtactcctcctgctccgcctcctcgctGCCCGGCGGCTCGCCCACCGACTCGGagggcggcggcagcggcgtgGGACTGAGCTCCGGCATGCTGAGCCGGCTGAAGGGCGGGCCCGGCGCCGGCGTGGCGGCCCTGGTGGGCGTGGGCCCCGGGGTCAACAGGGACTGCTTCGTGTGTTTCGAGAGCGAGGTGACGGCGGCGCTGGTGCCCTGCGGCCACAACCTCTTCTGCATGGAGTGCGCCGGGCAGATCTGCCAGTCGGCCGAGCCCGAGTGCCCCGTGTGCCACACCCCCACCACGCAGTGCATCCGCATCTTCTCCTAATGCCCCCGGCGCGGGGCGGAGGGCGGGGCGGCGCCATCAGACGATGGAAGGATTCACACTAAGACCTTCACACACACGCGATGGACCACATTAATGCATTACAGAGAGGACGATACTTTAAGGACGGTGACTGTCGAGGCGAGgaataacagtaataataataataataataatactgatGCTGAGTTGCTTTGGGAGCGGAGTGAACGGAGCCGCTCTGCTCCGTCCAGCTGATGGAAGGAATCTAGTGTCTTATCTCTCTTCAGGCCTTCATTTGGACCCGGAGCAGCTCGAGCTGCCGGTCCGTCTTCACATTTCTTCATTCTgcctgctttctctctctctctctctcgctctgtctctgtctctctctctctctctctctcacagcctTTCCTTTTGACACTTTTGTACTTAACAGATATTTTTGGATGACGCTGTCAGCGAGGCCTGCACTTTTCTACTCCTGATTTTAATGTCCTCGGCAGGACGCCGCCTGTCCCCGACACGATCCCCTCTTTTCTCGATCCGTCTCTTTTTCATCGCCGCGCCGCCACAGttcctccttttttcccctGTGAGTTTGGAACACTTTTTAAAGGTCAGCATGTCGtcgggcggcgagcggcgcggcgcggccCAGCGGAGGGGACCCCCGGTTCGAGCCCTCCGCCGGCCGGCCAGATGAATTGTAATGAAAGGCGTCTGCTCTGCGCTGGGAGCAGTTCACTTCAGTCGTCCGTCGTGTTGCGTTTGGGCTGCCTGACgtcgtcgtgtgtgtgtgtgtgtgtgtgtgagagtgtgtgtgagtgtgtgtgtgctgctctgcGCTCTCCTCGCTTCGCTCTCAGTCTTACAGGAAGCTGATGCTCTCCCTCCCCCTGGTGTCTGTTACACTTAGATCTGCtcatttcgtgttttctactgTTTTTTTGACTCTCGACTGTGGAGTGTGGCTGACGGGCGCGTTTTGAACCGGAGGACGCCGCGGCGCTTTCCTGATGTCACGCGAGAATGTCTGGCTGCGtggagacggctgctcctcCCTCCGTACAAtaagaagggggcggggccgcccCGGTTCCTGGAAGCTTCGGTCCCCAGCCCCTGCACTGTAACCCCGGGAAGCGGCTCTGGCTGCTCGGTCCAGGTCTTCCGCCCCGCACGGCGCCGCCGGCCCGCGCTCCTGcactctgtcctgctctgtatGGTTAGTCGTCGTGTGTTTTCTTAGCATTACTGAGTAACTCCAGTGAGGCGGTTACACCCTGTTTTGTGttcgtgtttgtttttaaatccagtGTGAGTTTGCGGTAACTGCCTCTCTATAGTGTTAATATCGATGCGTGTAGTTctttgaggggggggggctgcgtTGGCGTGACGGTGCACGGCGGCCCCGAGCGGCCCTTTGGAGCTCCCAGACTGACATTAAGCCATGACAGCCGAGTTAAAGGACACACCTGATCCTCAAAGGGCTTCCTCCGAccgcacacacaccatcacGTCTTCAGGCTCGCACAGTAGGGAGAACCCACTCCTCCTCTCTATGGCAGCTACTAGCTAGGTCATCCAGGGCTTCCAGACACTCTGTTCAAaccccagcagctgcagaatgtTCTTTTCCCCCTGAGCGCTCCTCCGGCGGGGATGTGGCGGCGTGGCGCGGCGCGGCGAGCGGCTGCAGGGCTCTTCCTGTGCTGCTGCGTTCTGGTGCTCCAGCCGGTGTGACGGTCTTGCTGTTTTTGCTGTTGCCGTCCTGGTCGAGCGCAGCAGTGCACCGACTCCGACGCAGGGCCCGGCCGACGGTGCGACTCCCCACTGAAACGGACCGCCAGACAGCCAGACGTTAGTCCTCGCGCTCCCCTCGCCAGATGCACTGTAGAACCCGcggccctgccccccccccggctcgtccccgtcctcctcctgcgaATGCGATGACTGTTGTGAGTCTGAGGCCCATCCTGAAGCCCTCCTCTAGAACCTGTCGGAGTTGATGTGTTTAAAGAGTAAGTCGTGTTGTATTTGCCGGATGCGGCGTTGCACCGGGATGTTTCTGGCCATTGAGAGAATGTTAGGGTTTAATGTACAGTAGTTTAATTGTTGAAAAGGTACCGATTCTTTCCGATCGACtgctgatttctttctttttctttttctcgttTGAAATCTTCTTTTCAGCCAAACGTCTCCCCTCCCCCGTTTCCTTTCTAAAGGTTTGAAAACAGGGTTTCCTGAGGCATGCTAGCcagcgacctctgacctttttTGTGATTAGAGGGGGGATGCAAAGAGAGCCATGCCAGTGAGGGGTGACAGACGCCCCTTAAGCCTCCGCTCTCCTATTTTTGCTTTAACTCTCTTTGTATGCAGAACCAAAATGTAAGGTGTCAGCAGACCTGTGTGTAAATACCCTGAAACAATCATCGGACTCGATTGAAGATAAGTGTAGTTTCTAAAGAACATGTATCATTATTGTAAGTTAACCATCTGCATGTCTTCAAGCCACCTGGCATTAGCTAATAatttttaagataaaaaaacTTTTTACACCTTTAattttttacactttatttgcTTCCTAAATATCCCAGAAAACAATGTGACCCTTTTTATTACttcaaatttatttttattttccattttttattttccttattTCCTGTGTACTACATATAGGCAATTTAtaacaaaatgagaaaattattgaagaaattttaaaattgaaatatattttatttgaaagttTATGGACCTTTTAACCGTGAGCCAGAAGAATTGTATAATCGTATAATTTGAACTGACTGGACGGTTATGAGAAATGTAtcaagagttttattttttatgcttCTTTAATAAAGTcttgttttttggtttcatttttttactgtaaaatcagAACGCAGAGTCCTGTCTTTATTTGAGAGGCTGCAGCGGAGCAGCTCCGCCACACGgcggcagcagagagcagagcggccGCGGCAGCTGTAGCTGCGCTAATGatggagcagaagaagagctcAGCATCTTCCACATTTGGTCCACGTGTCAAACACTTTTAGTTTCTAAAAACAGGTGAAACTGTTGATCAGGACTCCAGATGGAATCTTTAATCAAACAGCCTGGACTCTAACGGCTCTTAAATCAGCAGGGCCTGATCTTTACAACACAGATTCTCACAGGTTCTGAATGAATTCTGCCTCATGTCAGAATAAGTTTTCAAATCAAACGTGTCATCTCTATGAAGGAAGGCAAACAAGTAAATGTTTATACAAAAGTCAAATTTCTACCAACAGTTTCTTTAATTTGTCTCAGATAAATAAGGTCTGTTGTTCCAGAGTGACTGGAGTCTCTCAGAAACTGTAACGCCTCTCAGCCAGTTTAAAGTCAAactgtaaaatgtatttaaagctGTGGATGGATCCAGCATTTGAATTACATGTTGAATCCTGCCTATGGATAGACTTGCACTGTTTGCTAATGTGAACCTGAGTTATGATCCTTCAAAA of the Salarias fasciatus chromosome 18, fSalaFa1.1, whole genome shotgun sequence genome contains:
- the LOC115404821 gene encoding RNA-binding protein MEX3B — its product is MPSPLFHPEIMDHDVVISSQHNGVGLPRETEQESREEEHQEALRFALDQLSLMALDKVDCGGGGGGGLVDPLDGTQGPGSESCNGVGGGGYVDLQMLEHPGGSRDSPTSCSPSPEYYGSGGYHMAGSHSMLHGEQSSVLCSRKRSVNMTECVPVPSSEHVAEIVGRQGCKIKALRAKTNTYIKTPVRGEDPVFIVTGRREDVEMAKREIVSAAEHFSMIRASRCKAGGPGGGGSLPGPPHLPGQTTIQVRVPYRVVGLVVGPKGATIKRIQQQTHTYIVTPSREKDPVFEVTGMPENVDRAREEIETHITLRTGTFVDLQGDNDFHTNGTDVSLEGLGSLSGGLGASLWSRATGHHSAPPPPPPSPPPALPMSMHHSSGRKASSSVAYHTHNGGVNSDGFGGARKAAEGGSPTSPFSTGSSAGGGFTFGGDSTPGLPSSDELGFEFSASNIWAPFVNGGAGSKASGSSQQQQQQPAPAPPPQQPLRRNSSGLSGGAITPRLSPTLPQDAGVGPLDHPLARRAQSDPLSTLSWLQSGGAGGGSFSGASSSSSGGSSTGYSSCSASSLPGGSPTDSEGGGSGVGLSSGMLSRLKGGPGAGVAALVGVGPGVNRDCFVCFESEVTAALVPCGHNLFCMECAGQICQSAEPECPVCHTPTTQCIRIFS